The following proteins are encoded in a genomic region of Brachypodium distachyon strain Bd21 chromosome 1, Brachypodium_distachyon_v3.0, whole genome shotgun sequence:
- the LOC100833759 gene encoding late embryogenesis abundant protein 6, translating to MQAAKEKVKDGVSAARAKAKVAQAKAEEKAEAATARSKAEKELAHERGKAKVAAAKMELHQDKAVHREEAIEHRLHKHGIMGGSHHHNNKNHGVAAAAPAPAGYYPPAGGAGHHY from the coding sequence ATGCAGGCGGCGAAGGAGAAGGTGAAGGACGGCGTGAGCGCGGCGAGAGCGAAAGCGAAAGTGGCGCAGGCgaaggcggaggagaaggcggaggcggcgacggcgaggtccAAGGCGGAGAAGGAGCTGGCGCACGAGAGGGGGAAAGCCAAGGTCGCCGCTGCCAAGATGGAGCTTCACCAGGACAAGGCCGTCCACCGGGAAGAAGCCATCGAACACCGCCTCCACAAGCACGGCATCATGGGCGGCAGCCATCATCACAACAACAAGAATCatggcgtcgcggcggccgctccggcgccggccgggtATTACCCTCCGGCCGGTGGCGCTGGGCACCATTACTAG